Part of the Actinomycetota bacterium genome is shown below.
CCCCTCGTCATCGCCGGCCAGGCGTTCACCTCCCGGCTGGTCATGGGGACCGGCGGGGCGGCCAGCCTGGAGGCGCTGGAGCGGGCCCTGGCCGCCTCCGGGACCGAGATGACCACCGTCGCCCTCCGCCG
Proteins encoded:
- a CDS encoding thiazole synthase, with the translated sequence MMDDPLVIAGQAFTSRLVMGTGGAASLEALERALAASGTEMTTVALRR